The following proteins come from a genomic window of Lolium rigidum isolate FL_2022 chromosome 5, APGP_CSIRO_Lrig_0.1, whole genome shotgun sequence:
- the LOC124655799 gene encoding protein NRT1/ PTR FAMILY 2.11-like, whose amino-acid sequence MEWMDGWFRAGPRCSATYGDKVAPEQGRLQAGLHRPIHVLTPEEDALCADGPVAAVHTIQRVEEVKRRRPTASSSFQIPQGSFVVFVMLALTLWIPVYDRLLVPLLRRITKREGGITLLQRIGIGMVLSVVTMLVAAAVERRRRRIGPGSPMMSCFWLVPQQVLAGLSEAFAAIGQTEFYYRQFPENMRSVAGALYFLGWALASYASGLMVTILHRTTGWLAQDLDEGRVDLFYLVTGAIAAVNLVYFMACARWYRFKKSDDDHTGSGAGDDGLDESPKKAANAAPV is encoded by the exons ATGGAGTGGATGGATGGTTGGTTCCGCGCAGGTCCTCGTTGCAGCGCCACCTACGGCGACAAGGTGGCACCGGAGCAAGGTCGTCTCCAAGCTGGCCTACACCGACCAATTCACGTGCTTACCCCTGAGGAGGACGCGCTCTGCGCCGACGGACCCGTGGCGGCTGTGCACACTATCCAGCGGGTGGAGGAGGTGAA gcggcgcagaccGACCGCCAGCAGCAGCTTCCAGATCCCGCAGGGCTCCTTCGTCGTCTTCGTCATGCTCGCTCTAACCCTCTGGATCCCAGTGTACGACCGTCTACTCGTGCCGCTGCTCCGCCGGATCACCAAGCGCGAGGGTGGCATCACCCTGCTCCAGCGGATCGGCATCGGAATGGTGCTCTCCGTGGTCACGatgctggtggcggcggcggtggagcgtcgccgtcgtcggaTCGGTCCGGGATCGCCGATGATGTCGTGCTTCTGGCTGGTGCCGCAGCAGGTGCTGGCGGGGCTCTCGGAGGCGTTCGCCGCCATCGGGCAGACCGAGTTCTACTACCGGCAGTTCCCCGAGAACATGCGAAGCGTCGCTGGGGCGCTCTACTTCCTTGGCTGGGCACTTGCGAGCTACGCCAGCGGGCTCATGGTGACCATTCTCCACCGGACCACGGGATGGCTGGCGCAGGACCTGGACGAGGGCAGGGTGGACCTGTTCTACCTTGTCACCGGCGCCATCGCAGCGGTCAACCTCGTCTACTTCATGGCGTGCGCACGGTGGTACAGGTTCAAGAAGTCAGATGACGACCACACCGGctccggcgccggcgacgacggccTCGACGAGAGCCCGAAGAAAGCGGCGAATGCAGCGCCGGTTTAG